From the Rhodanobacter soli genome, one window contains:
- a CDS encoding carbohydrate ABC transporter permease, whose product MNSPRSAWLFLAPALVVLGVFFLLPVLGALILSLTDYDLYALADIRNLRFIGLGNYWELLHRPLFWSALGHTAYFVAVGVPLSMGASLGAALLLNSPLARCKPLFRTALFAPVVTTVVAVAVIWRYLFNTKYGMANYLLGLLGIHPVDWLGDPHWAMPTIILFAVWKNFGYNMIIFLAGLQAIPPDLYEAARIDGASAWRQFRHITLPMLKPTMLMVGILTVSGYFQLFAEPYVMTEGGPLQSTVSVLYLMYDEGFKWWNLGSASAVAFLLFLLMFAVTVLMVKLSRRGEHPDGGPA is encoded by the coding sequence ATGAATTCGCCGCGCAGCGCCTGGCTGTTCCTGGCCCCGGCCCTGGTCGTGCTGGGCGTGTTCTTCCTGTTGCCGGTGCTTGGCGCGCTCATCCTCAGCCTCACCGACTACGACCTCTACGCGCTGGCCGACATCCGCAACCTGCGCTTCATCGGCCTCGGCAATTACTGGGAGCTGCTGCATCGGCCGCTGTTCTGGTCGGCGCTGGGCCACACGGCGTACTTCGTGGCGGTGGGCGTGCCGCTGTCGATGGGTGCCTCGCTGGGCGCGGCGCTGTTGCTCAACTCGCCGCTGGCACGCTGCAAGCCGCTGTTCCGCACCGCGCTGTTCGCACCGGTGGTGACCACGGTGGTGGCGGTGGCGGTGATCTGGCGCTATTTGTTCAACACCAAGTACGGCATGGCGAACTACCTGCTGGGCCTGCTCGGCATCCACCCGGTCGACTGGCTGGGCGACCCGCACTGGGCGATGCCGACGATCATCCTGTTCGCGGTGTGGAAGAACTTCGGCTACAACATGATCATCTTCCTGGCTGGGCTGCAGGCGATCCCGCCGGACCTGTACGAGGCCGCGCGCATCGACGGCGCCTCGGCGTGGCGGCAGTTCCGCCACATCACCCTGCCGATGCTCAAGCCGACCATGCTGATGGTCGGCATCCTCACCGTGTCGGGCTACTTCCAGCTGTTCGCCGAGCCCTACGTGATGACCGAGGGCGGTCCGCTGCAGAGCACGGTGAGCGTGCTGTACCTGATGTACGACGAAGGCTTCAAGTGGTGGAACCTCGGCTCCGCCTCGGCGGTGGCGTTCCTGCTGTTCCTGCTCATGTTCGCGGTGACCGTACTGATGGTGAAGCTGTCGCGACGCGGCGAGCACCCCGACGGAGGGCCGGCATGA
- a CDS encoding gamma carbonic anhydrase family protein: protein MNPLRSFKGIAPTLGQRVYVDPAASVIGDVVLGDDVSIWPGAVLRGDVNHIRVGARTSIQDGSIVHVAHAGPYGPGFPCLIGEGVTVGHAAVVHACSIGDYCLIGMHASVLDGAVVRKYGFVGAGALIPPGKVVGERELWLGNPAKFVRLLSDRQIEHLHYSADHYVRLKDEYLASA, encoded by the coding sequence ATGAACCCCCTGCGCAGCTTCAAGGGCATCGCGCCCACCCTCGGCCAGCGCGTCTACGTCGACCCTGCCGCCAGCGTGATCGGCGACGTGGTGCTGGGCGACGACGTCTCGATCTGGCCGGGCGCGGTGCTGCGCGGCGACGTCAACCACATCCGCGTCGGCGCGAGAACCAGCATCCAGGACGGCAGCATCGTGCACGTCGCCCACGCCGGCCCGTACGGCCCGGGCTTCCCGTGCCTGATCGGCGAGGGCGTCACCGTCGGCCACGCCGCCGTGGTGCATGCCTGCAGCATCGGCGACTACTGCCTGATCGGCATGCACGCCAGCGTGCTGGACGGCGCGGTGGTGCGGAAATACGGCTTCGTCGGCGCCGGCGCGCTGATCCCGCCGGGCAAGGTGGTCGGCGAGCGCGAGCTGTGGCTGGGTAACCCGGCGAAATTCGTGCGCCTGCTCAGCGACCGCCAGATCGAGCACCTGCATTATTCCGCCGACCACTACGTGCGCCTGAAAGACGAGTACCTGGCATCCGCCTGA
- a CDS encoding M3 family metallopeptidase, with protein MSHDNPLLADDTLPAFSQILPEHVAPAIDAILADYRAGIDALVAPGAPRDFATVMLTQERLEQRLARAWAPVSHLHSVADSEALRAVYGPAEEQLTEHAIELGQNRELYAAVQALADAPDFAMLPRPERALVEHALRDFRLSGVALDEPARSRFREIGVELSKLSTEFSNAVLDASEAWHEHVTDERDLAGIPDSGRAVLRQYAADQGLDGYLVTLKQPSVQAVLTYADNRGLRERVYWAYQTRASDQGPNAGKFDNSARIERIMALRHEAAQLLGFANAAEESLATKMAVSPTEVMEFLHDLAARAKPVAQRELATLREFAHAELKLDNLEPWDVAYASEKLRQREYALDEEQLKPYFPLPAVIDGLFGLTTQLYGITLAPRDGVDVWHPQVRYYDVRDADGRVFAGAYVDLYARNGKRGGAWMDVCRARFDDGGQRQLPVAFLTCNFAPPTEGKPALLTHDDVLTLFHEFGHGLHHLLTEIALPSIGGIDGVEWDAVELPSQFMENFGWNREALDLFAKHWQTGERLPDALFERMLAARHFHAGLFLVRQLEFALFDFLLHLEYDPAQGARPLAVLEQVRKQVAVMHPPAWQRFPHGFSHIFAGGYAAGYYSYLWAELLSADAFGEFEEHGVIDRATGERFRREFLAVGASRPALESFIAFRGRKPDPEALLRSHGLA; from the coding sequence ATGAGTCACGACAACCCGCTGCTGGCCGACGACACCCTGCCGGCGTTCTCGCAGATCCTTCCTGAGCACGTTGCGCCGGCGATCGATGCGATCCTGGCCGACTACCGCGCCGGCATCGACGCGCTGGTCGCGCCCGGCGCGCCACGCGATTTCGCCACGGTGATGCTGACCCAGGAGCGGCTGGAGCAGCGTCTGGCGCGGGCCTGGGCGCCGGTGTCGCATCTGCATTCGGTGGCCGACAGCGAGGCCTTGCGCGCGGTGTACGGACCGGCCGAGGAGCAACTCACCGAGCACGCGATCGAGCTGGGCCAGAACCGCGAGCTGTACGCCGCGGTGCAGGCGCTGGCGGACGCGCCGGACTTCGCCATGCTGCCGCGCCCCGAACGCGCGCTGGTCGAACATGCGCTGCGCGACTTCCGGCTGTCCGGCGTGGCGCTGGACGAGCCGGCGCGTTCGCGCTTCCGCGAGATCGGGGTGGAATTGTCGAAACTCTCCACCGAATTCTCCAATGCGGTGCTCGACGCCAGCGAGGCGTGGCACGAGCACGTCACCGACGAACGCGACCTCGCCGGCATCCCGGATTCCGGCCGCGCGGTGCTGCGCCAGTACGCCGCGGACCAGGGTCTGGACGGCTATCTGGTCACCCTGAAGCAACCCAGCGTGCAGGCGGTGCTGACCTACGCCGACAACCGCGGCCTGCGCGAACGGGTGTACTGGGCCTACCAGACGCGCGCCTCCGACCAGGGTCCGAACGCGGGCAAGTTCGACAACAGTGCGCGCATCGAGCGGATCATGGCGCTGCGTCACGAGGCGGCACAGCTGCTCGGTTTCGCCAACGCGGCGGAGGAATCGCTGGCGACCAAGATGGCCGTCTCGCCGACCGAAGTGATGGAATTCCTGCATGACCTGGCCGCGCGCGCGAAGCCGGTGGCGCAGCGCGAGCTGGCCACGTTGCGCGAGTTCGCCCATGCCGAGCTGAAGCTCGACAACCTCGAGCCGTGGGACGTCGCCTATGCGTCGGAGAAACTGCGCCAGCGCGAGTACGCGCTGGACGAGGAACAGCTCAAGCCGTACTTCCCGCTGCCGGCGGTGATCGACGGCCTGTTCGGCCTCACCACGCAGCTGTACGGCATCACCCTCGCCCCGCGCGACGGCGTCGACGTGTGGCATCCGCAAGTGCGCTACTACGACGTGCGCGACGCCGACGGCCGCGTGTTCGCCGGCGCCTATGTCGACCTGTACGCGCGCAACGGCAAGCGCGGCGGCGCGTGGATGGACGTCTGCCGCGCCCGCTTCGACGACGGTGGGCAACGGCAGCTGCCGGTGGCCTTCCTCACCTGCAATTTCGCGCCGCCCACCGAGGGCAAGCCGGCCCTGCTCACCCACGACGACGTGCTGACCCTGTTCCACGAGTTCGGCCACGGCCTGCATCACCTGCTCACCGAGATCGCGCTGCCCTCGATCGGCGGCATCGACGGCGTCGAATGGGACGCGGTGGAGTTGCCCAGCCAGTTCATGGAGAACTTCGGCTGGAATCGCGAGGCGCTGGACCTGTTCGCGAAGCACTGGCAGACCGGCGAGCGGCTGCCGGACGCCTTGTTCGAACGCATGCTGGCCGCGCGGCATTTCCACGCCGGCCTGTTCCTGGTGCGCCAGCTGGAATTCGCCCTGTTCGATTTCCTGCTGCACCTGGAGTACGACCCGGCGCAGGGCGCCCGTCCGCTGGCGGTGCTGGAACAGGTGCGCAAGCAGGTCGCCGTGATGCATCCACCGGCGTGGCAGCGCTTCCCGCACGGCTTCAGCCACATCTTCGCCGGCGGTTACGCGGCCGGTTACTACAGCTACCTGTGGGCCGAGCTGCTCAGCGCCGACGCGTTTGGCGAGTTCGAGGAGCATGGCGTGATCGACCGCGCCACCGGCGAGCGCTTCCGCCGCGAGTTTCTGGCGGTCGGCGCCAGCCGCCCGGCGCTGGAAAGCTTCATCGCCTTCCGCGGCCGCAAGCCGGATCCGGAGGCGCTGCTGCGCAGCCACGGGCTGGCCTGA
- a CDS encoding energy transducer TonB, with protein MPRFLSAVSHRYAALTLLCLSLLAAAGGIFWYSRATASAAPNDATASSAGWADTPADDAQSGSGILLGLARDAMRDGRLLAPAGSNAWEFYLSVLQLEPQNRVAQEALRESFPRAADEIEHTINRKELEEARREIDLLREFDRDNFTLALLGGKLSAARNIVMRQHEAEAERIRQAAAQAVQAR; from the coding sequence ATGCCCCGTTTCCTTTCCGCCGTATCGCACCGATACGCCGCGCTCACCCTGCTCTGCCTGTCGTTGCTGGCCGCGGCCGGCGGCATTTTCTGGTACAGCCGGGCGACCGCGAGCGCCGCACCGAACGATGCCACGGCGTCGTCCGCCGGATGGGCGGATACGCCGGCCGATGATGCGCAAAGCGGCAGCGGCATCCTGCTCGGGCTGGCTCGCGATGCGATGCGCGACGGCCGCCTGCTGGCGCCGGCCGGCAGCAATGCCTGGGAGTTCTACCTCAGCGTGTTGCAGCTGGAACCGCAGAACCGGGTGGCGCAGGAGGCATTGCGTGAATCCTTCCCGCGCGCTGCGGACGAGATCGAGCACACCATCAACCGCAAGGAGCTGGAGGAGGCGCGGCGCGAGATCGACCTGCTGCGCGAATTCGACCGCGACAACTTCACGCTGGCCCTGCTCGGCGGCAAGCTCTCCGCCGCGCGCAACATCGTGATGCGGCAGCACGAGGCCGAAGCCGAACGCATCCGCCAGGCCGCGGCGCAGGCGGTCCAGGCCCGGTGA
- a CDS encoding pirin family protein, whose amino-acid sequence MSDRHITRRIRGMDTSDGAGVKLKRVIGQPGLDMLDPFLLLDEFRSDSAGDYIAGFPEHPHRGFETVTYMLAGRMQHQDNHGNRGDLTPGSVQWMTAGRGILHSEMPQQENGLMWGFQLWVNLPAADKMTAPRYQDIGPERIPVVQPAAGVEVKVIAGELAGAAGPVEGIVTAPVYLDIGLQPGAQFTLDLPAGHHGFAYVFDGESALVGGEQLQRSELGVLSDGEQLQLAGGDKPARLLVVAGKPLNESVARYGPFVMNTPEQIHEAIADFRAGKF is encoded by the coding sequence ATGAGCGACCGCCACATCACCCGCCGCATCCGCGGCATGGACACGTCCGACGGCGCCGGCGTGAAGCTGAAGCGCGTGATCGGCCAGCCCGGACTGGACATGCTCGACCCGTTCCTGCTGCTGGACGAATTCCGTTCCGACAGCGCCGGCGACTACATCGCCGGTTTCCCGGAGCATCCGCATCGCGGCTTCGAGACCGTCACCTACATGCTGGCCGGGCGCATGCAGCACCAGGACAACCACGGCAACCGCGGCGACCTCACGCCCGGCAGCGTGCAGTGGATGACCGCCGGCCGCGGCATCCTGCATTCGGAAATGCCGCAGCAGGAAAACGGCCTGATGTGGGGCTTCCAGCTGTGGGTGAACCTGCCGGCGGCCGACAAGATGACCGCGCCGCGCTACCAGGACATCGGCCCCGAGCGGATTCCGGTGGTGCAGCCGGCCGCAGGCGTCGAAGTGAAGGTGATCGCCGGCGAACTGGCCGGCGCCGCCGGTCCGGTCGAGGGCATCGTCACCGCGCCGGTATACCTGGACATCGGACTGCAGCCGGGCGCGCAGTTCACGCTGGATCTTCCCGCCGGGCATCATGGCTTCGCCTATGTGTTCGACGGCGAGTCGGCCCTGGTCGGCGGCGAGCAGCTGCAGCGCAGCGAGCTGGGCGTGTTGTCCGACGGCGAGCAACTGCAGCTGGCCGGCGGCGACAAGCCCGCGCGCCTGCTGGTGGTCGCCGGCAAGCCGCTGAACGAAAGCGTGGCGCGCTACGGGCCGTTCGTGATGAACACGCCCGAGCAGATCCACGAAGCGATCGCCGACTTCCGCGCCGGCAAGTTCTAG
- a CDS encoding cold-shock protein, translated as MSDRQSGTVKWFNDAKGFGFITPESGDDLFVHFRAIQGTGFKSLQEGQRVTFVVTKGQKGLQAEEVQVA; from the coding sequence ATGTCGGATCGTCAGAGCGGTACAGTCAAGTGGTTCAACGACGCCAAAGGTTTTGGCTTCATCACCCCGGAAAGCGGTGACGACCTGTTCGTGCATTTCCGCGCGATCCAGGGCACGGGCTTCAAGTCCCTGCAGGAAGGCCAGCGCGTCACGTTCGTCGTCACCAAGGGCCAGAAAGGCCTGCAGGCTGAGGAAGTCCAGGTTGCCTGA
- a CDS encoding YkgJ family cysteine cluster protein: protein MNAFACRAGCGACCIAPSISSPIPGMPDGKPAGARCVQLTDDNRCAIFGRPERPAVCASLRAEPAMCGTDRTHALAWLARLEAATTTR, encoded by the coding sequence ATGAACGCATTCGCATGCCGCGCCGGCTGCGGTGCCTGCTGCATCGCCCCGTCGATCAGCTCGCCGATCCCCGGCATGCCCGATGGCAAGCCGGCTGGCGCCCGCTGCGTGCAGCTCACCGACGACAACCGTTGCGCGATCTTCGGCCGCCCCGAGCGTCCCGCCGTGTGTGCCAGCCTGCGCGCGGAGCCGGCGATGTGCGGTACGGACCGCACCCATGCGCTGGCCTGGCTGGCGCGGCTGGAAGCGGCCACGACGACGCGTTGA
- a CDS encoding carbohydrate ABC transporter permease, producing MSPRLMKALINGLLIGGTVVALFPLLWMLSVSFMAPGEASALPPPLLPKHPGWANYRELFVRAGMGRYLLNSVLVAGAITALSLVLNLMAGYAFAKLRFAGRERLFQALLGALVIPAQVAMLPLFLLLKYVGLVNSYAGVVAPAMATVFGIFLVRQYARGIPDELLEAARIDGAGEWRIFVQIVLPLLKPIIVTLAIFSFLAAWNDFMWPLIVLTGQEHYTLPIGLASLAREHAQDSELMMAGSVVTVLPVLLLFLSLQRYYLQGLLLGSVKG from the coding sequence ATGAGCCCGCGACTGATGAAGGCGCTGATCAACGGCCTGCTGATCGGCGGCACGGTGGTCGCGCTATTCCCGCTGCTGTGGATGCTGTCGGTGTCGTTCATGGCGCCGGGCGAGGCCAGCGCGCTGCCGCCGCCGTTGCTGCCGAAGCACCCGGGCTGGGCGAATTACCGCGAGCTGTTCGTGCGCGCCGGCATGGGCCGCTACCTGCTCAACAGCGTGCTGGTCGCCGGCGCGATCACCGCGCTGTCGCTGGTGCTCAACCTGATGGCCGGCTACGCCTTCGCCAAGCTGCGCTTCGCCGGCCGCGAGCGCTTGTTCCAGGCGCTGCTCGGTGCGCTGGTGATCCCTGCCCAGGTGGCGATGCTGCCGCTGTTCCTGCTGCTGAAATACGTCGGCCTGGTCAACAGCTACGCCGGCGTGGTCGCGCCGGCGATGGCCACCGTGTTCGGCATCTTCCTGGTGCGCCAGTACGCGCGCGGCATCCCCGACGAACTGCTGGAGGCCGCGCGCATCGACGGTGCCGGCGAGTGGCGCATCTTCGTGCAGATCGTGCTGCCGCTGCTGAAGCCGATCATCGTGACGCTGGCGATCTTCAGCTTCCTCGCCGCCTGGAACGACTTCATGTGGCCGCTGATCGTGCTGACCGGGCAGGAGCACTACACCCTGCCGATCGGGCTGGCCTCGCTGGCGCGCGAGCACGCGCAGGACAGCGAACTGATGATGGCCGGCTCGGTGGTCACCGTGCTGCCGGTGCTGCTGCTGTTCCTGTCGCTGCAGCGCTACTACCTGCAGGGACTGCTGCTGGGCAGCGTGAAGGGGTAG
- a CDS encoding YecA family protein — MTAKTEWPSSLDDNELDELDRYLRAHTGEGDLLLDGVHGLLSALAVGPLLVLPDEWLPEVLHEPFADEDEGNRVLALLAKLNDSIVAELEVEAYEPILGEVEMEGGPMLSAAGWCEGFSRGIDLRAGLWEGRLAEDPQLMELLGPVMALAVDEGILSADTEFEKLSDDEYDECLAQVPAVLGAVNQYWQAKPATEAEVEAMVRQQQPNTGDDGTPPRQRSGHWVH; from the coding sequence ATGACCGCAAAAACCGAATGGCCCAGCTCGCTGGACGACAACGAACTGGACGAGCTGGATCGCTACCTGCGTGCGCACACCGGCGAAGGCGACCTGCTGCTGGACGGCGTGCACGGCCTGCTCAGCGCGCTGGCGGTCGGCCCGCTGCTGGTGCTGCCGGACGAATGGCTGCCCGAAGTGCTGCACGAACCGTTTGCCGACGAGGACGAAGGCAACCGCGTGCTGGCGCTGCTGGCCAAGCTCAACGATTCGATCGTCGCCGAGCTCGAGGTGGAGGCCTACGAGCCGATCCTTGGCGAGGTCGAGATGGAAGGCGGCCCGATGCTGTCCGCCGCCGGCTGGTGCGAAGGTTTCAGCCGCGGCATCGACCTGCGCGCCGGGCTGTGGGAGGGCCGCCTGGCCGAGGATCCGCAGCTGATGGAACTGCTCGGCCCGGTGATGGCGCTGGCGGTGGACGAGGGCATCCTCAGCGCGGACACCGAGTTCGAGAAGCTCAGCGACGACGAATACGACGAATGCCTGGCGCAGGTGCCGGCCGTGCTCGGCGCGGTGAACCAGTATTGGCAGGCCAAGCCCGCCACCGAGGCCGAAGTCGAGGCGATGGTGCGTCAGCAGCAGCCCAACACCGGCGACGACGGCACTCCGCCGCGCCAGCGCAGCGGGCACTGGGTGCATTGA
- a CDS encoding gluconokinase, translating into MVIVVMGVSGSGKSTLARALAEAWNWDFQEGDELHPPANIDKMRAGLALDDDDRRPWLERVAAWIAAELARGRDGVVTCSALKRRYRDRLRRAGAGVRFVCIELPPAELERRLRRRRHFMPASLLDSQLRTLEVPDAAENVLVMAGEDATEDIVAAVGRWLEQDDAAG; encoded by the coding sequence ATGGTGATCGTGGTGATGGGTGTTTCCGGCAGCGGCAAGAGCACGCTGGCCCGGGCGCTGGCCGAGGCATGGAACTGGGATTTCCAGGAAGGCGACGAGCTGCACCCGCCGGCGAACATCGACAAGATGCGGGCAGGCCTCGCGCTCGATGACGACGACCGCCGGCCGTGGCTGGAGCGCGTGGCGGCATGGATCGCCGCCGAACTGGCCCGTGGCCGCGATGGCGTGGTGACCTGTTCCGCGCTCAAGCGCCGCTACCGTGACCGGCTGCGCCGCGCCGGCGCCGGGGTGCGTTTCGTCTGCATCGAGCTGCCGCCTGCCGAACTCGAGCGGCGCCTGCGCCGGCGCCGGCACTTCATGCCGGCCTCGCTGCTCGACAGCCAGCTGCGCACGCTCGAGGTTCCGGACGCGGCCGAAAACGTGCTGGTCATGGCGGGCGAAGATGCCACCGAGGACATCGTCGCGGCGGTAGGCCGCTGGCTGGAGCAGGACGATGCCGCTGGCTGA
- the xth gene encoding exodeoxyribonuclease III yields MKIASWNVNSLKVRLPHLTQWLADAQPDVVALQETKLEDAKFPVDELAAAGYRAVYSGQKTYNGVAILARAEVHDGFGDVVTDIPGLADPQRRILAATIGGVRVVDLYVVNGKAVGDEKYAYKLDWLAKVREFLAREQERHPNLVVLGDFNICPDDRDVYDPVAWGEDILCSPPERAGLKAITDLGLHDSFRLFQPEAGHYSWWDYRQAAFRRNMGLRIDLILIGEALKSAATAAAIDREPRRWERPSDHTPVTLELDI; encoded by the coding sequence ATGAAGATCGCTTCGTGGAACGTCAATTCGCTGAAGGTGCGCCTGCCGCACCTGACCCAGTGGCTGGCCGACGCGCAGCCGGACGTGGTGGCGCTGCAGGAAACCAAGCTCGAAGACGCGAAATTTCCGGTCGACGAACTGGCGGCAGCCGGCTATCGCGCGGTGTACTCGGGCCAGAAGACCTACAACGGCGTGGCGATCCTGGCCCGCGCCGAAGTCCATGACGGTTTCGGCGATGTCGTCACCGACATCCCCGGCCTGGCCGACCCGCAGCGGCGCATCCTCGCCGCCACCATCGGCGGTGTGCGCGTGGTCGACCTGTACGTGGTCAACGGCAAGGCGGTCGGCGACGAGAAATACGCGTACAAGCTGGACTGGCTGGCCAAGGTGCGCGAGTTCCTGGCGCGCGAGCAGGAACGTCACCCCAACCTGGTCGTGCTGGGCGATTTCAACATCTGCCCGGACGACCGCGACGTCTACGACCCGGTCGCCTGGGGCGAGGACATCCTGTGCTCGCCGCCGGAACGCGCCGGACTCAAGGCGATCACCGACCTCGGCCTGCACGACAGCTTCCGGCTGTTTCAGCCGGAGGCCGGACACTACAGCTGGTGGGACTATCGGCAGGCCGCGTTCCGTCGCAACATGGGCCTGCGCATTGACCTGATCCTGATCGGCGAGGCATTGAAATCCGCCGCCACGGCGGCGGCGATCGACCGCGAACCGCGTCGCTGGGAGCGCCCTTCCGACCACACGCCGGTGACGCTGGAACTGGACATCTGA
- a CDS encoding peptide-N4-asparagine amidase has product MLPKGFLQGGPLLAGLVFALSMPAFDAVADTSPPGSTGVTVADPAVPRPPGTPCAVQLYSDDTFADFSTHPYTYAPPEGCGTRWSKVVLEADFSVTAGRQFDRTAEIWLDGVNLYYGTTQEPSATVSPSWHVERDLTDYSALLRQAGNGQVILGNVVNDTYTGVLHGSARLLFYPATAAAPAPRVPDAVLPLGSDPVGDATLLDDGNSKLSRSLDLPRNVERAYLDVFAQSQNADEFWYTCVPDQYAARVQECGGGNFREAEVSIDGQPAGVAPVYPWIYTGGIDPYLWRPTPGVQALNFMPYRVDLTPFAGVLSDGNPHEVALSVAGAHHYFLASASLLLYLDPHASRVVGGIVKNTLAGQPPTPTIGDTLVTDADGNVSGDITTGLSRHFVIEGYANTSHGRVNTRVEQTVGFDDTQSFTIDAATYRQVTDQTTSVDSVSQSRVGRFVTSELRQSLRYPLHLDYSFQTTDDGNYIQATLLHQGYTNDSDHRLLGRTIYAAKVSNTVDASDTLDFDANFSVIGHSNQQNMQSFAFHDSLGGCYRKDVASVGGVVTTNAEGMGCPNGQNQVWWFSHPDGSPDGGNSLLGW; this is encoded by the coding sequence ATGTTGCCGAAGGGGTTTCTTCAGGGCGGCCCGCTGCTTGCCGGGCTCGTGTTCGCGCTTTCCATGCCGGCCTTCGACGCCGTGGCCGATACCAGTCCGCCAGGTTCGACTGGGGTCACCGTGGCCGATCCGGCCGTGCCGCGACCACCAGGTACGCCTTGCGCGGTGCAGCTGTACAGCGACGACACGTTTGCCGATTTCAGCACCCACCCCTACACCTACGCGCCGCCCGAGGGTTGCGGCACGCGCTGGTCGAAAGTGGTGCTGGAGGCGGATTTCTCGGTCACCGCCGGGCGCCAGTTCGACCGCACCGCGGAGATCTGGCTGGACGGGGTGAATCTGTATTACGGCACCACCCAGGAGCCTTCCGCCACGGTGTCGCCGAGCTGGCACGTGGAGCGCGACCTCACCGACTACAGCGCGCTGTTGCGCCAGGCAGGCAACGGGCAGGTGATTCTCGGCAACGTGGTCAACGACACCTATACCGGCGTGCTGCATGGCAGTGCGCGCCTGCTGTTCTATCCGGCCACGGCGGCGGCGCCTGCCCCGCGCGTGCCCGATGCGGTGCTGCCGTTGGGCAGCGATCCGGTGGGCGACGCCACCCTGCTGGACGACGGCAACAGCAAGCTCAGCCGCAGTCTCGACCTGCCGCGCAACGTGGAGCGTGCCTACCTGGACGTGTTCGCGCAGAGCCAGAACGCCGACGAATTCTGGTACACCTGCGTGCCCGACCAGTACGCCGCCCGGGTGCAGGAGTGCGGCGGCGGCAACTTCCGCGAGGCCGAGGTGAGCATCGACGGCCAGCCCGCCGGCGTGGCACCGGTGTATCCGTGGATCTACACCGGCGGCATCGATCCCTACTTGTGGCGTCCCACGCCGGGCGTGCAGGCGCTGAACTTCATGCCGTACCGGGTCGACCTGACGCCGTTCGCCGGCGTGCTCAGCGACGGCAACCCGCATGAGGTGGCGCTCAGCGTCGCCGGCGCCCATCACTACTTCCTGGCCAGCGCCAGCCTGCTGCTCTACCTCGACCCGCACGCCAGTCGCGTGGTGGGCGGCATCGTGAAGAACACGCTCGCCGGGCAGCCGCCCACGCCCACCATCGGCGACACCCTGGTCACCGACGCCGACGGCAATGTCAGCGGCGACATCACCACCGGGTTGAGCCGGCACTTCGTGATCGAGGGCTATGCCAATACCTCGCACGGTCGCGTGAACACGCGGGTGGAACAAACCGTGGGCTTCGACGACACCCAGAGCTTCACCATCGACGCCGCCACCTACCGCCAGGTCACCGACCAGACCACCTCGGTCGACAGCGTCAGCCAGAGCCGGGTCGGCCGCTTCGTCACCAGCGAGCTTCGCCAGTCCCTGCGCTATCCGCTGCACCTGGACTACAGCTTCCAGACCACCGACGACGGCAACTACATCCAGGCCACGCTGTTGCACCAGGGCTACACCAACGACAGCGACCATCGCCTGCTGGGCCGCACGATCTATGCGGCCAAGGTGAGCAACACGGTCGACGCCAGCGACACGCTGGACTTCGATGCCAACTTCAGCGTCATCGGGCACTCGAACCAGCAGAACATGCAGAGCTTCGCCTTCCACGATTCGCTCGGCGGCTGCTATCGCAAGGACGTGGCCAGCGTCGGCGGCGTGGTGACGACGAATGCCGAAGGCATGGGCTGCCCGAACGGGCAGAATCAGGTGTGGTGGTTCAGCCATCCGGACGGTTCGCCGGACGGCGGCAACAGCCTGCTGGGCTGGTGA
- a CDS encoding low molecular weight protein tyrosine phosphatase family protein: protein MAPRRVLFLCSRNRLRSPTAERVFGTWPNLETDSAGLADDAETILTAEQLDWAELIVVMEAAHRRRLQSRHRVRLRGKRIVCLDIADNYGYMQPELVELLLRRAGPLLR from the coding sequence ATGGCACCGCGACGCGTACTGTTCCTGTGCAGCCGCAACCGCCTGCGCAGCCCCACCGCCGAGCGCGTGTTCGGCACCTGGCCGAACCTCGAAACTGACTCCGCTGGCTTGGCCGACGATGCAGAGACGATACTGACGGCCGAGCAGCTGGACTGGGCCGAATTGATCGTGGTGATGGAAGCGGCGCACCGGCGCCGGCTGCAGTCACGTCACCGCGTCCGCCTCCGGGGCAAGCGCATCGTCTGCCTGGACATCGCGGACAACTACGGTTACATGCAACCGGAACTGGTCGAACTGCTGCTCCGGCGCGCCGGCCCGCTGCTGCGCTGA